A region of Procambarus clarkii isolate CNS0578487 chromosome 22, FALCON_Pclarkii_2.0, whole genome shotgun sequence DNA encodes the following proteins:
- the LOC138367430 gene encoding AAC-rich mRNA clone AAC11 protein-like, whose product MGRRAAVLWAAVLRCGGPPCWGAVGRRAGVRWAAVLRCYGPPCCGAMSRRAAVRWAAVLGCDGPPCWGAMGRRAGVRWAAVLRWAGGQYPAQLPQIIVLTTALTGEPTTDSTNRRTNNRQHQQENQQQTTPSGEPTTDNTNRRTNNRQHQQENQQQTAPTGEPTTDSTNNRQHQQENQQQTTPSGEPTTDNTNRRTNNRQHQQENQQHTAPTGEPTTDSTNRRTNNKQPQQENQQQTAPTGEPTTDSTNRRTNNRQHQQVNQQQTAPTGEPTTDSTNRRTNNKQPQQENQQQTAPTGEPTTDSTNRRTNNKQPQQENQQQTAPTGEPTTDSTNRRTNNRQHQQVNQQQTAPTGEPTTDSTNRRTNNRQHQQVNQQQTAPTGEPTTDSTNRRTNNKQPQQENQQQTAPTGEPTTDSTNRRTNNKQPQQENQQQTAPTGEPTTDSTNRRTNNRQHQQVNQQQTAPTGEPTTHSTNRRTNNRQHQQENQQQTAPTGEPTTDSTNRRTNNTQHQQENQQQTTPTGEPTTDSTNRRTNNRQHQQENQQQTAPTGEPTTDSTNRRNNNRQHQQENQQQTAPTGEPTTNSLNRRTNNRHHQQEKRQTVQYKPTRRLSNMRRCTVGLSEEVAHNNGGKLKYNNY is encoded by the exons ATGGGCCGCCGTGCTGCGGTGCTATGGGCCGCCGTGCTGCGGTGCGGTGGGCCGCCGTGCTGGGGTGCGGTGGGCCGCCGTGCTGGGGTGCGGTGGGCCGCCGTGCTGCGGTGCTATGGGCCGCCGTGCTGCGGTGCTATGAGCCGCCGTGCTGCGGTGCGATGGGCTGCCGTGCTGGGGTGCGATGGGCCGCCGTGCTGGGGTGCGATGGGCCGCCGTGCTGGGGTGCGGTGGGCCGCCGTGCTGCGGTGGGCTGGGGGACAGTACCCAGCCCAACTTCCTCAAAtaatagtacttaca ACAGCACTAACAGGAGAACCAACAACAGACAGCACCAACAGGAGAACCAACAACAGACAGCACCAACAGGAGAACCAACAACAGACAACACCATCAGGAGAACCAACAACAGACAACACCAACAGGAGAACCAACAACAGACAGCACCAACAGGAGAACCAACAACAGACAGCACCAACAGGAGAACCAACAAcagacagcaccaacaacagacaGCACCAACAGGAGAACCAACAACAGACAACACCATCAGGAGAACCAACAACAGACAACACCAACAGGAGAACCAACAACAGACAGCACCAACAGGAGAAccaacaacacacagcaccaacagGAGAACCAACAACAGACAGCACCAACAGGAGAACCAACAACAAACAGCCTCAACAGGAGAACCAACAACAGACAGCACCAACAGGAGAACCAACAACAGACAGCACCAACAGGAGAACCAACAACAGACAACACCAACAGGTGAACCAACAACAGACAGCACCAACAGGAGAACCAACAACAGACAGCACCAACAGGAGAACCAACAACAAACAGCCTCAACAGGAGAACCAACAACAGACAGCACCAACAGGAGAACCAACAACAGACAGCACCAACAGGAGAACCAACAACAAACAGCCTCAACAGGAGAACCAACAACAGACAGCACCAACAGGAGAACCAACAACAGACAGCACCAACAGGAGAACCAACAACAGACAGCACCAACAGGTGAACCAACAACAGACAGCACCAACAGGAGAACCAACAACAGACAGCACCAACAGGAGAACCAACAACAGACAACACCAACAGGTGAACCAACAACAGACAGCACCAACAGGAGAACCAACAACAGACAGCACCAACAGGAGAACCAACAACAAACAGCCTCAACAGGAGAACCAACAACAGACAGCACCAACAGGAGAACCAACAACAGACAGCACCAACAGGAGAACCAACAACAAACAGCCTCAACAGGAGAACCAACAACAGACAGCACCAACAGGAGAACCAACAACAGACAGCACCAACAGGAGAACCAACAACAGACAGCACCAACAGGTGAACCAACAACAGACAGCACCAACAGGAGAAccaacaacacacagcaccaacagGAGAACCAACAACAGACAACACCAACAGGAGAACCAACAACAGACAGCACCAACAGGAGAACCAACAACAGACAGCACCAACAGGAGAAccaacaacacacagcaccaacagGAGAACCAACAACAGACAACACCAACAGGAGAACCAACAACAGACAGCACCAACAGGAGAACCAACAACAGACAGCACCAACAGGAGAACCAACAACAGACAGCACCAACAGGAGAACCAACAACAGACAGCACCAACAGGAGAAACAACAACAGACAACACCAACAGGAGAACCAACAACAGACAGCACCAACAGGAGAACCAACAACAAACAGCCTCAACAGGAGAACCAACAACAGACACCACCAACAGGAGAAGCGCCAGACGGTGCAGTACAAACCAACGCGAAGGTTAAGCAACATGCGCCGTTGTACCGTTGGTTTAAGCGAGGAAGTAGCGCACAATAACGGTGGTAAACTTAAATATAACAATTACTAA
- the LOC138367431 gene encoding uro-adherence factor A-like, with protein MRQTTGLSSNGSMMQTTGLSSNGSMMQTTGLSSNGSMRQTTGLSSNGSMRQTTGLSSNGSMMQTTGLSSNGSMRQTTGLSSNGSMMQTTGLSSNGSMMQTTGLSNNCSMMQTTGLSSNGSMRQTTGLSSNGSMMQTTGLSSNGSMMQTTGLSSNGSMRQTTGLSSNGSMMQTTGLSSNGSMRQTTGLSSNGSMRQTTGLSSNGSMRQTTGLSSNGNMRQTTGLSSNGSMRQTTGLSSNGSMRQTTGLSSNGSMRQTTGLSSNGSMRQTTGLSSNGSMRQTTGLSSNGSMRQTTGLSSNGSMRQTTGLSSNGSMRQTTGLSSNGSMRQTTGLSRSGSKQRPTVTVTTTPPDQQLTAGQVSLFHQETAASYGCSCVEVQTAFISPLLQGGCTCSRLHLDNVTQAAWIYKSKP; from the coding sequence ATGAGGCAGACGACAGGACTGTCCAGCAACGGTAGCATGATGCAGACAACAGGACTGTCCAGCAACGGTAGCATGATGCAGACGACAGGACTGTCCAGCAACGGTAGCATGAGGCAGACAACAGGACTGTCCAGCAACGGTAGCATGAGGCAGACAACAGGACTGTCCAGCAACGGTAGCATGATGCAGACGACAGGACTGTCCAGCAACGGTAGCATGAGGCAGACAACAGGACTGTCCAGCAACGGTAGCATGATGCAGACGACAGGACTGTCCAGCAACGGTAGCATGATGCAGACAACAGGACTGTCCAACAACTGTAGCATGATGCAGACGACAGGACTGTCCAGCAACGGTAGCATGAGGCAGACAACAGGACTGTCCAGCAACGGTAGCATGATGCAGACGACAGGACTGTCCAGCAACGGTAGCATGATGCAGACGACAGGACTGTCCAGCAACGGTAGCATGAGGCAGACAACAGGACTGTCCAGCAACGGTAGCATGATGCAGACAACAGGACTGTCCAGCAACGGTAGCATGAGGCAGACAACAGGACTGTCCAGCAACGGTAGCATGAGGCAGACAACAGGACTGTCCAGCAACGGTAGCATGAGGCAGACAACAGGACTGTCCAGCAACGGTAACATGAGGCAGACAACAGGACTGTCCAGCAACGGTAGCATGAGGCAGACAACAGGACTGTCCAGCAACGGTAGCATGAGGCAGACAACAGGACTGTCCAGCAACGGTAGCATGAGGCAGACAACAGGACTGTCCAGCAACGGTAGCATGAGGCAGACAACAGGACTGTCCAGCAACGGTAGCATGAGGCAGACAACAGGACTGTCCAGCAACGGTAGCATGAGGCAGACAACAGGACTGTCCAGCAACGGTAGCATGAGGCAGACAACAGGACTGTCCAGCAACGGTAGCATGAGGCAGACAACAGGACTGTCCAGCAACGGTAGCATGAGGCAGACAACAGGACTGTCCAGGAGCGGTAGCAAACAGCGACCTACAGtaactgtcactaccactccaCCTGACCAGCAGCTGACAGCTGGTCAAGTCagccttttccaccaggagacagcTGCCAGCTATGGTTGTTCTTGTGTTGAGGTTCAGACAGCTTTCATATCACCTTTACTGCAAGGCGGGTGTACCTGCTCTAGATTACACCTTGATAATGTAACACAAGCTGCTTGGATTTACAAAAGTAAACCATGA
- the LOC138367432 gene encoding protein rtoA-like, whose protein sequence is MMQTTALSSNGSMRQTTGLSSNGSMRQTTGLSSNGSMRQTTGLSSNGSMRQTTGLSSNGSMRQTTGLSSNGSMRQTTGLSSNGSMRQTTGLSSNGSMRQTTGLSSNGSMRQTTGLSSNGSMRQTTGLSSNGSMRQTTGLSSNGSMRQTTGLSSNGSMRQTTGLSSNGSMRQTTGLSSNGSMRQTTGLSSNGSMRQTTGLSSNGSMRQTTGLSSNGSMRQTTGLSSNGSMRQTTGLSSNGSMRQTTGLSSNGSMRQTTGLSSNGSMR, encoded by the coding sequence ATGATGCAGACGACAGCACTGTCCAGCAACGGTAGCATGAGGCAGACGACAGGGCTGTCCAGCAACGGTAGCATGAGGCAGACGACAGGTCTGTCCAGCAACGGTAGCATGAGGCAGACGACAGGGCTGTCCAGCAACGGTAGCATGAGGCAGACGACAGGTCTGTCCAGCAACGGTAGCATGAGGCAGACGACAGGGCTGTCCAGCAACGGTAGCATGAGGCAGACGACAGGGCTGTCCAGCAACGGTAGCATGAGGCAGACGACAGGGCTGTCCAGCAACGGTAGCATGAGGCAGACGACAGGTCTGTCCAGCAACGGTAGCATGAGGCAGACGACAGGACTGTCCAGCAACGGTAGCATGAGGCAGACGACAGGTCTGTCCAGCAACGGTAGCATGAGGCAGACGACAGGGCTGTCCAGCAACGGTAGCATGAGGCAGACGACAGGTCTGTCCAGCAACGGTAGCATGAGGCAGACGACAGGGCTGTCCAGCAACGGTAGCATGAGGCAGACGACAGGGCTGTCCAGCAACGGTAGCATGAGGCAGACGACAGGGCTGTCCAGCAACGGTAGCATGAGGCAGACGACAGGTCTGTCCAGCAACGGTAGCATGAGGCAGACGACAGGACTGTCCAGCAACGGTAGCATGAGGCAGACGACAGGGCTGTCCAGCAACGGTAGCATGAGGCAGACGACAGGTCTGTCCAGCAACGGTAGCATGAGGCAGACGACAGGGCTGTCCAGCAACGGTAGCATGAGGCAGACAACAGGACTGTCCAGCAACGGTAGCATGAGGTAG